The Phycisphaerae bacterium region CCAAGACCGAGGACAGCCTCTTTGCGGACCTTGAAGAGCAGGATCAGGCAACGGCGGTGGCGGTTGAAGAAGCCCCGATCGATGAGCCGGTGGTCGAAGAGCCACTGATCGAAGAGCCGGAGGAGGAAGCGGTCGAAGCCGCTCCGAAAGGAAAGAAGCGTAAGTCCGATAAATCGGCGGGCGAGGCCCCGGCCAAGCGGAAGAAGCTGCCGGCCCCCTACGCGACGGCTGAGACGATGGCCCAGCGTCAGCGGGAGATCTCGGTCTCCGAGTTCTTCGCCAAGAACCGGCACCTGCTGGGCTTCGACAATCCGCGCAAGGCCCTGCTGACCACGATCAAGGAGGCGGCGGACAACTCGCTGGACGCCTGCGAAGAGGCGGGCATTCTGCCGTGGATCGAGGTAACGGCCAAGCAACTGGCTGAGGACCGATTCGAGGTGACGGTCGAGGACAACGGGCCGGGCATCGTCAAACAGCAGATTCCCAACATTTTCGGCAAGCTGCTGTACGGCTCGAAGTTCCATCACCTCAAGATGTCCCGCGGCCAGCAGGGAATCGGCATCTCAGCAGCGGGCATGTACGGTTTGCTCACCACGGGCAAGCCGCTCCGCGTGACCAGCCGGACCTCAGCCAAGAAGCCCGCCCACTACTACGAATTACAGATCGATACTCAAAAGAACCGGCCGGACATCATCAAGGAAGAGGAGGTCGAGTTCGCCCAGGAACACGGCACGAAGGTTACCATTGAGCTGGAGGCCCGCTACCAGCGAGGGCGAACCAGCATCGATGAGTACCTGCGCCAGACCGCGATCGCCAACCCGCACGTGCACCTGCGCTACCTCACGCCGGACGGCGAACTGATCGAGTTCAAGCGGACGGTCGAGGAACTGCCGAACCAGCCCAAGGCGATCAAGCCGCACCCGTACGGCGTCGAGCTGGGCGTGCTGATCAAGATGCTGCACACCACCGAAGAGAAGACCCTCAGCGGGTTTCTGACCGGCGATTTTTCGCGGGTTTCGCCCAACGTGGCCCAGGAAATCGCCAAGGCGGCCAAGCTTGGCGTGCGTAGCCGGCCGTCGCAGATCGGACGGGGCGAGGCCGACCGGCTCTTCCAGGCGATCAAACAGGTCAAGATCAAAGCGCCCTCCACCGACTGCGTCGTGCCGATCGGCGAAGAGTGTCTGCTGGCAAGCCTCCAGTCGGTGGTCAAAGCCGATTTCTACGCAGCCGCCACCCGTCCGCCGGCGGTCTATCGCGGCAATCCCTTCATCATTGAAGCCGCTTTGGCCTACGGCAAACCGGTCGAAAACGCCAACGACGGCGGACCGGTCGAGGAAGAGGAACTGGAACTCGGCAAAGGCGACGGGCAGATCGAGATCGGCGAAGAGGACGAGAGCGAACTGATCAAGCTCTTTCGGTTCGCCAATCGCGTGCCGCTACTCTACCAGCAGTCGGCCTGCGCCACGCACCGGGCCACCGTCCAGACCAACTGGCGGAACTACGGCCTCAGCCAATCGCGCGGGGCCCTGCCGACCGGACCGGTGGTGATGATCATCCACGTCGCCTCGGTGTGGGTGCCGTTCACCAGCGAATCGAAAGAGGCGGTCGCCCACTATCCCGAGATCATCAAGGAGATCAAGCTGGCGATCCAGGACTGCGGCCGCAAGCTCGCCCGCTACCTCCGCCGCGAGAAGCGCGTGCGGGACGAACTCAAGAAGCGGTCCTACATCGAGAAGTACATCCCGCACATCGGAATCGCCCTCCAGCAGATCCTCGGCCTGACCCAGCCCAAGACCGACAAGGTGGTCGAAGAACTCAAGGACATCCT contains the following coding sequences:
- a CDS encoding DNA topoisomerase VI subunit B produces the protein MAQRQREISVSEFFAKNRHLLGFDNPRKALLTTIKEAADNSLDACEEAGILPWIEVTAKQLAEDRFEVTVEDNGPGIVKQQIPNIFGKLLYGSKFHHLKMSRGQQGIGISAAGMYGLLTTGKPLRVTSRTSAKKPAHYYELQIDTQKNRPDIIKEEEVEFAQEHGTKVTIELEARYQRGRTSIDEYLRQTAIANPHVHLRYLTPDGELIEFKRTVEELPNQPKAIKPHPYGVELGVLIKMLHTTEEKTLSGFLTGDFSRVSPNVAQEIAKAAKLGVRSRPSQIGRGEADRLFQAIKQVKIKAPSTDCVVPIGEECLLASLQSVVKADFYAAATRPPAVYRGNPFIIEAALAYGKPVENANDGGPVEEEELELGKGDGQIEIGEEDESELIKLFRFANRVPLLYQQSACATHRATVQTNWRNYGLSQSRGALPTGPVVMIIHVASVWVPFTSESKEAVAHYPEIIKEIKLAIQDCGRKLARYLRREKRVRDELKKRSYIEKYIPHIGIALQQILGLTQPKTDKVVEELKDILEKSRTL